A window of the Sulfobacillus acidophilus DSM 10332 genome harbors these coding sequences:
- a CDS encoding tetratricopeptide TPR_4 (KEGG: bts:Btus_2521 tetratricopeptide TPR_4~SPTR: Tetratricopeptide TPR_4), which translates to MLIRPQPLGVFPGIVGSLVLPTPEIPPGPDVLADVLRGRFREIPLEWTFYRQAVTNVSGISETLADDAESVYNRFVLNPTEESYRACVELEGDLKKLFEAVAWRLGWPSSAPPKPGDTEGEVRAYLLATQAHFLLDTGEWWEGVKYLDEAVDAARSVSPVFAARLLAERTGIVRTQTGVSEEIVQAYRTALTLLEDSAFDSVRAYLRVELASALQEMANGRKSLLLEAVHEYQEALKWLTRENDPESYALAQMNLALAYVTLPLDGEKARLRSAIAVQGFREALTVFTHEAYPELWASATLNLANTLQYLPSTHPEENLWQAVSLYEQILAYRNAQTNPVGYARVLASLGNALAHLGAFTRATQLLQEARGFFDSMGDQDGVQGVDEVLTEIMERRGQSGNDSLSKATR; encoded by the coding sequence ATGTTAATACGACCGCAACCTTTGGGGGTATTTCCCGGCATCGTGGGCTCTTTGGTGTTGCCAACCCCTGAGATACCACCCGGACCGGATGTTCTGGCGGATGTTTTGCGCGGAAGGTTTCGTGAAATTCCGTTGGAATGGACGTTTTATCGGCAAGCAGTTACGAATGTCAGCGGTATTTCGGAGACCTTGGCAGACGACGCCGAAAGCGTCTATAACCGGTTTGTTTTGAATCCTACGGAAGAATCCTACCGGGCATGTGTTGAGTTGGAGGGTGACCTCAAAAAACTTTTCGAGGCGGTGGCCTGGAGATTAGGTTGGCCGTCTTCGGCACCCCCTAAACCGGGTGACACGGAAGGTGAAGTGCGCGCCTATCTATTGGCCACGCAAGCCCATTTCCTGTTGGACACCGGAGAGTGGTGGGAGGGCGTGAAATATTTGGACGAAGCTGTCGACGCCGCACGCTCTGTTTCACCGGTTTTTGCCGCGCGGCTGCTGGCGGAGCGAACGGGAATCGTCCGGACCCAAACGGGCGTTAGCGAAGAAATTGTTCAGGCATATCGAACGGCGTTGACACTACTGGAAGATTCTGCGTTTGATAGCGTTCGTGCGTACCTTCGGGTGGAACTGGCTTCGGCGTTGCAGGAAATGGCTAACGGACGAAAGAGCCTTTTGTTGGAAGCCGTGCATGAGTACCAGGAAGCCTTGAAATGGCTTACGCGAGAAAATGATCCTGAATCTTATGCGCTGGCGCAAATGAACCTGGCGTTGGCATATGTGACATTACCGTTGGATGGGGAGAAAGCCCGGCTGAGATCAGCGATCGCCGTTCAGGGATTTCGTGAAGCCCTGACAGTATTTACCCACGAGGCTTATCCTGAATTGTGGGCCAGCGCTACGTTAAATCTTGCCAATACCTTGCAGTACTTACCCTCTACACATCCTGAAGAAAATTTGTGGCAAGCCGTGAGTCTTTATGAACAAATTTTGGCGTATCGAAATGCGCAAACCAATCCGGTCGGTTACGCTCGTGTGTTGGCAAGCCTCGGGAACGCCTTGGCACATCTCGGTGCCTTCACCCGTGCGACTCAATTGCTTCAAGAAGCCCGCGGGTTTTTTGACTCCATGGGAGACCAGGATGGGGTCCAGGGAGTGGACGAAGTCCTGACGGAAATCATGGAACGAAGAGGGCAGTCCGGAAACGATTCGTTGTCTAAGGCAACACGATAA
- a CDS encoding nitrogen-fixing NifU domain-containing protein (PFAM: Rieske [2Fe-2S] domain; NifU-like domain~COGs: COG2146 Ferredoxin subunits of nitrite reductase and ring-hydroxylating dioxygenase~InterPro IPR001075:IPR017941~KEGG: bts:Btus_2519 nitrogen-fixing NifU domain protein~PFAM: NIF system FeS cluster assembly, NifU, C-terminal; Rieske [2Fe-2S] iron-sulphur domain~SPTR: Nitrogen-fixing NifU domain protein) → MQIEDRLDEFESLARQVDDALSAVQKLDQTAQEAAMKLKESLEAFERYALIRLVRRMRDDPAGKNILLDAVGDPAIYALFLVHGIVKSDIRTRVFQALEQVRPYINSHGGDVELIRVENHTVFVKLHGSCSGCGMSSQTLHNLVEKTIQEHVPEIEAIEVEDEESSGGQGAFIPLSAINLGGDWIQALEYAEMVNGVPYRIHRDDIDAIIVRFNEQVSAYVNRCAHMQMPVDKGLVEGHILTCPWHGYQYDLKTGECRTVPGLRLDPVPVRLEGGSVWVRPRL, encoded by the coding sequence ATGCAAATTGAAGACCGGTTGGATGAATTTGAATCCTTGGCGCGACAAGTCGATGACGCGTTGTCGGCTGTTCAAAAATTAGATCAAACAGCGCAAGAGGCAGCCATGAAGCTTAAAGAAAGCCTCGAAGCATTTGAACGGTATGCATTAATTCGTTTGGTGCGTCGCATGCGGGACGATCCGGCCGGTAAGAACATTCTCTTGGACGCAGTGGGCGATCCGGCCATCTATGCCCTCTTTTTGGTTCATGGGATAGTCAAATCGGATATCCGCACCCGGGTATTTCAGGCGTTGGAACAGGTGCGCCCTTATATCAATTCGCACGGTGGTGACGTGGAACTTATCCGTGTGGAAAATCACACCGTGTTCGTCAAATTGCATGGCTCGTGTTCGGGGTGTGGGATGTCTAGTCAAACGCTTCACAACCTGGTGGAAAAAACGATTCAGGAACATGTTCCCGAAATCGAGGCAATTGAAGTAGAGGATGAGGAATCGTCTGGCGGGCAAGGCGCCTTCATTCCGTTATCAGCGATTAATTTAGGGGGGGATTGGATCCAAGCGCTCGAATATGCGGAAATGGTTAATGGCGTACCCTATCGGATTCATCGAGACGATATCGATGCCATAATCGTACGTTTCAACGAACAGGTCTCGGCCTATGTCAATCGATGCGCCCATATGCAGATGCCGGTCGACAAGGGTTTGGTAGAGGGGCATATCCTCACCTGCCCGTGGCATGGATATCAATACGATCTTAAAACGGGAGAATGCCGAACGGTACCAGGGCTACGATTGGACCCGGTTCCGGTAAGACTTGAGGGAGGCAGCGTATGGGTGCGTCCGCGCTTATGA
- a CDS encoding NHL repeat containing protein (InterPro IPR001258~KEGG: bts:Btus_2518 NHL repeat containing protein~PFAM: NHL repeat~SPTR: NHL repeat containing protein), with the protein MGASALMNVKPVRWLGASAPGGLILPDAKPKRNQLYAPRHVFLDDQYLVVSDSGNHRVLIWRGLPADDHQDADVVLGQPNFETEGPGLLHLPTGTGIWEGRLYVADAWHHRVLVWERVPETINEPPSYALGQPDLQEIRPNCGGAIGPLGFYWPYGIAFVAGWFFVADTGNRRVLGWKGLPEVGQPPNLVLGQPDFYSGLENRGQSAGPNSFRWPHAITGDEHTLYIADAGNHRILGYSPLPDVDGPANLVLGQNTYYETREMPHVPQGAHRLRFPYGVSLAHGILAVADTANNRILLFTGPPRTGVGVPAVEVIGQTNFEDSGENRWKAVGPDTLCWPYGLWLHNHLLAIADSGNNRVMIWRVEESSHDTS; encoded by the coding sequence ATGGGTGCGTCCGCGCTTATGAATGTAAAACCTGTCCGGTGGTTAGGGGCTTCTGCTCCGGGTGGATTAATATTACCCGATGCGAAGCCGAAGCGAAATCAGTTATACGCGCCTCGCCATGTGTTTTTGGATGATCAATATCTGGTGGTGTCGGATTCGGGAAATCATCGGGTACTAATTTGGCGTGGGCTGCCCGCGGATGATCATCAGGATGCCGATGTCGTCTTGGGGCAACCGAATTTTGAAACGGAAGGTCCGGGGCTTCTTCACCTTCCCACCGGCACCGGGATTTGGGAGGGGCGATTATATGTAGCCGACGCCTGGCATCATCGGGTGTTAGTTTGGGAGCGTGTTCCGGAGACCATCAACGAACCGCCCAGCTATGCGTTGGGTCAGCCGGACCTCCAAGAAATTCGCCCTAATTGCGGGGGGGCGATTGGCCCTTTAGGCTTCTACTGGCCTTACGGCATTGCCTTTGTGGCGGGATGGTTTTTTGTTGCGGACACCGGAAACCGTCGGGTATTGGGGTGGAAGGGACTGCCGGAGGTTGGCCAGCCTCCGAATCTCGTCTTGGGGCAACCTGATTTTTATTCCGGACTCGAGAATCGCGGGCAAAGCGCGGGACCGAATTCGTTTCGTTGGCCCCACGCCATAACCGGAGACGAGCATACGCTTTACATCGCTGACGCCGGAAATCATCGGATATTGGGCTACTCGCCCTTACCCGATGTCGACGGTCCCGCCAATCTTGTACTAGGACAGAACACATATTACGAAACGCGCGAGATGCCGCATGTTCCCCAAGGGGCGCATCGGCTACGGTTCCCTTATGGGGTCAGTTTGGCTCACGGCATATTGGCGGTCGCGGACACCGCGAATAATCGCATTCTGTTGTTTACGGGTCCTCCGCGTACCGGAGTGGGTGTACCGGCGGTTGAGGTCATTGGCCAGACAAACTTTGAGGACAGCGGCGAAAATCGATGGAAAGCCGTAGGACCGGACACGTTATGTTGGCCTTACGGACTATGGCTGCATAACCATTTGTTGGCTATCGCGGATTCGGGCAACAATCGCGTGATGATTTGGCGTGTCGAAGAAAGTTCGCACGACACAAGTTGA
- a CDS encoding hydrogenase nickel incorporation protein hypA (PFAM: Hydrogenase expression/synthesis hypA family~TIGRFAM: hydrogenase nickel insertion protein HypA~COGs: COG0375 Zn finger protein HypA/HybF (possibly regulating hydrogenase expression)~HAMAP: Hydrogenase nickel incorporation protein HypA/HybF~InterPro IPR000688~KEGG: gmc:GY4MC1_2020 hydrogenase nickel insertion protein HypA~PFAM: Hydrogenase nickel incorporation protein HypA/HybF~SPTR: Probable hydrogenase nickel incorporation protein hypA 2;~TIGRFAM: Hydrogenase nickel incorporation protein HypA/HybF) yields the protein MHELSIAHSLIDVAQEAIGENQHNMQVMALRVRIGALSGVVKDALIFAWDIATEGTVLQGAQLKIEDVPIAIFCPVCQEERTLTDSHIFRCPICNTKSGDIRHGRELELVALEVSS from the coding sequence GTGCATGAATTGTCCATCGCCCACAGTTTAATTGACGTCGCACAAGAGGCTATAGGTGAAAATCAGCACAACATGCAGGTCATGGCCCTTCGTGTTCGAATCGGAGCATTGTCTGGTGTCGTCAAGGATGCCCTGATATTTGCTTGGGATATTGCGACCGAGGGCACGGTACTGCAAGGCGCCCAATTAAAAATCGAAGATGTGCCTATTGCAATTTTTTGTCCTGTCTGTCAAGAAGAACGAACCTTGACCGATAGTCACATTTTTCGATGTCCCATATGCAATACCAAAAGCGGAGATATTCGACACGGGCGTGAATTGGAACTCGTGGCATTGGAGGTTAGTTCATGA
- a CDS encoding Cytochrome-c3 hydrogenase (PFAM: Nickel-dependent hydrogenase~COGs: COG0374 Ni Fe-hydrogenase I large subunit~InterPro IPR001501~KEGG: gmc:GY4MC1_2017 nickel-dependent hydrogenase large subunit~PFAM: Nickel-dependent hydrogenase, large subunit~PRIAM: Cytochrome-c3 hydrogenase~SPTR: Nickel-dependent hydrogenase large subunit): MNSETRQIGKKMEIEVHALGRVEGDLDVKVHVEDGVVVDAWTEASMFRGFEMILKGKDPQAGLIVTPRICGICGGSHLYKSVYALDTAWQTEVPPNATLVRNIAQACETIQSVPRWFYALFAIGLTHRNYAKSPLYDEVVRRWAPFVGESYEIGVTLSNKPVEVYAIFGGQWPHSSFMIPGGVMCAPTLTDITRSISILEYFQQNWLEKVWLGCSIDRWLQNQSWDDVLGWLEESSSHQNSDLGLFLRFCMDVGLDKYGAGPGRFLAMGTFFNPDRYRRPTIETRNAALISRSGIYDGKTFHDFDQARVREDHTHAFYRGTGSLHPFDGVTEPIDPNEGRLLGKYTWAKAPRYDIPGVGELAMETGPLARQVMAGRPGAESWQDYDPLMLNVINQVGPSVMVRVLGRMHEGVKYLKRVREWLSQINLHEPFYIKPPELPEGRGFGATEAARGALADWIVLKDGKIENYQVVTPTAWNIGPRDRNNNVGPIEKAMIGSPVTNPEDPVELAHVAQSYDSCLVCTVHVYDAKTQRELSRFEVGSGSC; this comes from the coding sequence ATGAATTCCGAAACCAGGCAGATTGGTAAGAAAATGGAGATCGAGGTTCACGCGCTTGGGCGTGTTGAGGGGGATCTGGATGTCAAAGTTCATGTGGAAGATGGCGTAGTCGTCGATGCATGGACGGAAGCCAGTATGTTCCGCGGGTTTGAAATGATCCTCAAGGGAAAGGATCCTCAAGCGGGGTTGATCGTGACGCCGCGTATCTGCGGGATTTGTGGGGGGAGTCACCTCTATAAGTCGGTCTACGCCCTCGATACGGCATGGCAGACGGAAGTGCCTCCCAATGCGACATTGGTGCGAAATATTGCTCAAGCTTGCGAGACGATTCAAAGCGTTCCGCGATGGTTTTATGCGTTGTTTGCCATTGGATTGACACACCGCAATTATGCCAAGAGTCCGTTATATGACGAAGTGGTACGGCGTTGGGCCCCGTTTGTGGGCGAAAGCTACGAAATCGGCGTCACGTTGTCGAATAAACCGGTTGAAGTCTATGCTATTTTCGGAGGCCAATGGCCGCATTCCAGTTTTATGATCCCCGGTGGTGTCATGTGTGCGCCCACCTTAACCGATATTACACGGTCGATCTCGATTCTGGAATATTTTCAACAAAATTGGTTAGAAAAAGTCTGGCTTGGTTGCTCCATCGACCGTTGGCTTCAAAACCAAAGTTGGGATGATGTGCTCGGGTGGCTCGAGGAAAGCTCGTCGCATCAGAACTCCGACCTCGGTCTATTTTTGCGGTTTTGCATGGATGTCGGGCTCGACAAATATGGAGCAGGACCTGGGCGGTTTTTGGCCATGGGGACGTTTTTCAATCCCGATCGCTATCGGAGACCAACCATCGAAACGCGTAACGCTGCCTTGATTAGCCGTTCGGGGATTTATGACGGAAAGACCTTCCATGATTTTGATCAAGCGCGAGTGCGAGAAGATCACACCCATGCTTTCTATCGCGGAACAGGCTCTTTGCATCCATTCGATGGTGTTACGGAACCCATCGATCCTAACGAAGGCCGCCTCCTCGGAAAATATACCTGGGCCAAAGCGCCCCGCTACGACATTCCAGGCGTAGGCGAGCTGGCAATGGAAACTGGGCCGTTGGCACGACAAGTCATGGCCGGTCGACCGGGGGCCGAGAGTTGGCAGGACTATGATCCGTTGATGTTAAATGTGATCAACCAGGTCGGGCCGAGCGTGATGGTCCGCGTATTGGGACGAATGCACGAAGGCGTCAAGTATCTTAAGCGGGTCCGGGAGTGGTTATCTCAGATTAATCTGCATGAACCGTTCTACATTAAACCCCCGGAGCTTCCCGAAGGACGCGGGTTTGGGGCGACCGAGGCGGCTCGCGGTGCCTTAGCCGACTGGATTGTGCTTAAAGACGGAAAAATCGAAAATTATCAGGTTGTGACCCCGACCGCCTGGAATATTGGGCCTCGAGACCGGAACAACAATGTGGGTCCCATCGAGAAAGCCATGATTGGCAGTCCGGTGACGAATCCGGAAGATCCGGTGGAATTGGCTCATGTGGCTCAGAGCTACGATTCATGTTTGGTGTGCACTGTGCACGTCTATGATGCCAAGACCCAAAGAGAATTGTCCCGATTTGAGGTAGGGAGTGGTTCGTGTTGA
- a CDS encoding hypothetical protein (PFAM: Protein of unknown function (DUF1641)~KEGG: bts:Btus_2528 protein of unknown function DUF1641~SPTR: Putative uncharacterized protein) yields the protein MAVSMVREEEMRLEEKLTNPATVASIVRLIDRLDEINYLLDAFIGVLRRGPEIADAVNEVIETLRTSVPENAGAFNETSETVTSIVNTKVAMDTLIVGSKVIRAMSQAWDDVKTAPPQRVGVMGFMRAIGDPTIQPAFGYLLAYAKRFAEEFGQRA from the coding sequence ATGGCCGTTTCAATGGTTCGTGAGGAAGAAATGCGCCTTGAGGAAAAACTGACAAATCCGGCGACAGTTGCCTCGATAGTTCGCCTCATCGATCGGTTAGATGAAATCAATTATCTTCTGGACGCTTTCATCGGTGTGTTACGCCGCGGCCCGGAAATCGCCGATGCCGTCAATGAAGTAATTGAAACCCTTCGCACAAGCGTTCCTGAAAACGCCGGAGCATTTAACGAAACCTCGGAAACCGTCACGTCGATAGTTAACACGAAGGTCGCCATGGATACGTTAATTGTCGGCAGCAAAGTGATTCGAGCCATGTCACAAGCGTGGGACGACGTTAAAACAGCACCGCCTCAACGCGTGGGGGTAATGGGATTCATGCGGGCCATTGGCGATCCTACTATACAGCCGGCTTTCGGATATCTTTTGGCCTATGCAAAACGCTTCGCAGAGGAATTTGGTCAACGTGCATGA
- a CDS encoding hydrogenase accessory protein HypB (PFAM: CobW/HypB/UreG, nucleotide-binding domain~TIGRFAM: hydrogenase accessory protein HypB~COGs: COG0378 Ni2+-binding GTPase involved in regulation of expression and maturation of urease and hydrogenase~InterPro IPR004392:IPR003495~KEGG: gmc:GY4MC1_1820 hydrogenase accessory protein HypB~PFAM: Cobalamin (vitamin B12) biosynthesis CobW-like~SPTR: Hydrogenase accessory protein HypB;~TIGRFAM: Hydrogenase accessory protein HypB): MMEPRIVEVRENVLRKNDRLAHHLRDQFRSAGVFVINLVSSPGSGKTTLLRETLIRLRPDFNVAAVVGDLATENDAKRLAESGAPIRQITTGTTCHLDASMIERAIMGWDLKELDFLFIENVGNLVCPASYDLGEDYRVVLFSVTEGEDKPVKYPTLVSTSDLALVTKIDLADVVGFNREVFSQAIEEVRPEIPLIWVSARTSLGMDTWLTALVDARNARISSRTEPFYQ; encoded by the coding sequence ATGATGGAGCCCCGTATTGTCGAAGTGCGAGAAAACGTGCTTAGAAAAAATGACCGCCTCGCCCACCATCTACGCGACCAATTTCGGTCCGCCGGTGTTTTCGTGATTAATCTGGTGTCCAGTCCGGGTTCCGGTAAAACAACTCTGCTTCGCGAAACTCTTATCCGTCTTCGACCCGATTTTAATGTAGCCGCCGTGGTGGGAGACTTGGCTACGGAAAATGATGCTAAGCGGCTCGCCGAAAGCGGAGCTCCGATTCGCCAAATCACTACCGGCACGACATGTCATCTGGATGCGAGCATGATCGAACGCGCCATTATGGGATGGGATTTAAAGGAGTTGGATTTTCTGTTCATCGAAAACGTAGGCAACTTAGTCTGTCCTGCCAGTTATGATTTGGGAGAAGACTACCGAGTCGTCTTGTTTTCGGTAACCGAAGGCGAAGATAAGCCTGTAAAATATCCCACATTGGTAAGTACATCAGATCTAGCATTAGTAACGAAAATCGACCTGGCCGATGTAGTCGGATTCAATCGCGAGGTATTTTCCCAAGCCATTGAAGAGGTTCGACCCGAAATTCCCCTTATATGGGTATCGGCTCGCACGTCTTTAGGCATGGACACATGGCTGACGGCTTTAGTCGACGCCCGAAATGCACGAATCTCCAGCCGGACAGAACCATTTTACCAATAG
- a CDS encoding hydrogenase (NiFe) small subunit HydA (PFAM: NADH ubiquinone oxidoreductase, 20 Kd subunit~TIGRFAM: hydrogenase (NiFe) small subunit (hydA)~COGs: COG1740 Ni Fe-hydrogenase I small subunit~InterPro IPR001821:IPR006137~KEGG: bts:Btus_2525 hydrogenase (NiFe) small subunit HydA~PFAM: NADH:ubiquinone oxidoreductase-like, 20kDa subunit~PRIAM: Cytochrome-c3 hydrogenase~SPTR: Hydrogenase (NiFe) small subunit HydA;~TIGRFAM: [Ni-Fe]-hydrogenase, small subunit), translating into MATVIWLHGGACNGNTQSFLNAEEPTVCDLVTDFGVEILYHHSISMEFGERARKVLEGALNGNPPLDIFVLEGTVILGPDGTGRYDMFMGRPMKDWVWDMAHAAQYVVALGDCACWGGIPATAPNPSDSRGLQFLKDKRNGFLGPDFRSKAGLPVINIPGCPAHPDWITQVLVAVASGRADDIALDELQRPQTFFSTFTQTGCTRAQYHEWKEPVEEFGQGTRKGCLFYEQGCRGPMTHSPCNRILWNHQSSKTRAGMPCLGCTEPQFPFFDLMPGTVFKTQKVLGALPKDLPLGTDPVTYAMHATVARMAAPKWAKEDMFVV; encoded by the coding sequence ATGGCCACGGTAATATGGCTTCATGGCGGTGCATGTAACGGCAACACCCAGTCGTTTTTGAACGCGGAAGAGCCGACCGTTTGCGACCTGGTCACTGATTTTGGTGTAGAAATACTGTACCATCATTCAATTTCCATGGAATTTGGCGAACGTGCTCGAAAAGTGTTGGAAGGTGCATTAAATGGCAATCCTCCATTGGATATTTTTGTTCTTGAAGGAACGGTCATTTTAGGACCGGACGGTACCGGACGTTATGATATGTTTATGGGTCGGCCCATGAAAGACTGGGTCTGGGACATGGCGCATGCGGCACAGTATGTCGTCGCGTTGGGTGATTGCGCCTGCTGGGGCGGGATTCCTGCGACGGCCCCGAATCCCAGCGACTCGCGCGGGCTACAGTTTTTAAAGGACAAACGGAACGGCTTTTTGGGCCCTGATTTTCGTTCCAAGGCCGGCCTACCGGTCATTAATATTCCGGGATGTCCCGCGCACCCTGATTGGATTACGCAAGTCCTGGTAGCCGTGGCCTCGGGACGAGCTGACGATATCGCCTTGGATGAGTTGCAGCGGCCGCAAACGTTCTTTTCTACCTTTACCCAGACTGGATGCACGCGGGCGCAATATCATGAATGGAAAGAACCGGTTGAAGAGTTCGGTCAGGGCACCCGCAAAGGATGTCTCTTTTACGAACAAGGCTGTCGGGGTCCCATGACGCATTCCCCGTGTAACCGCATTTTGTGGAACCATCAATCGTCCAAAACCCGTGCGGGCATGCCTTGTCTGGGATGCACCGAGCCCCAGTTCCCCTTCTTTGACTTGATGCCCGGCACGGTTTTCAAAACCCAGAAGGTTTTGGGCGCTTTACCCAAAGATTTACCGCTAGGTACGGATCCGGTCACTTATGCGATGCATGCAACGGTTGCACGAATGGCCGCACCGAAGTGGGCCAAAGAAGATATGTTTGTGGTTTAA
- a CDS encoding hypothetical protein (KEGG: tal:Thal_1406 hypothetical protein~SPTR: Putative uncharacterized protein): MRVELTRTGWLIFYEDVQRYIPTEAVRAEVKQGELRLSAARESQVGVLLLQRDTGQDRCRLLVSQVIPGDTKPGIGRAEWDESVSALRIPLGTFGRWGYPDEALFAEVTVEAEDGQWVIYATVYFSDGARVHRVGRYFTEKKAQMAARIIYGSINRDRENLLEGW, translated from the coding sequence ATGAGAGTTGAGCTCACACGAACAGGTTGGTTGATATTTTACGAAGACGTGCAACGGTATATTCCCACGGAAGCGGTTCGGGCAGAGGTCAAACAAGGAGAGCTTCGGCTGTCGGCTGCTCGGGAGTCTCAGGTGGGGGTTCTGTTACTACAGCGGGATACCGGGCAAGACCGCTGTAGACTGCTGGTGTCCCAGGTCATCCCGGGGGATACCAAACCGGGGATTGGACGCGCCGAGTGGGATGAGTCGGTTTCGGCATTGCGAATCCCGCTCGGGACGTTTGGCCGATGGGGGTATCCGGACGAAGCGTTATTTGCGGAGGTGACCGTGGAAGCGGAGGACGGCCAGTGGGTGATATATGCCACTGTGTATTTTTCGGACGGCGCTCGCGTCCATCGTGTCGGACGCTATTTCACGGAAAAGAAAGCGCAAATGGCTGCTCGTATCATTTATGGCTCGATTAACAGAGACCGCGAAAATTTGCTTGAGGGGTGGTAA
- a CDS encoding hydrogenase maturation protease (PFAM: Hydrogenase maturation protease~TIGRFAM: hydrogenase maturation protease~COGs: COG0680 Ni Fe-hydrogenase maturation factor~InterPro IPR000671~KEGG: bts:Btus_2523 hydrogenase maturation protease~PFAM: Peptidase A31, hydrogen uptake protein~SPTR: Hydrogenase maturation protease;~TIGRFAM: Peptidase A31, hydrogen uptake protein) — protein sequence MLSTAMTCIIGCGNLLRGDDAVGPLLVRRLWETDLASRVRLVDGGTAGMDVAFQMEGASEVVLVDACRTGAAPGTLYEVPGEEVEIPPLTGTNLHAFRWDQALAFGRWLLKDRFPPKVTVFLIEAEQVEPGAALSSSVSQTLERLIGILVTRYKGVPPLTHES from the coding sequence GTGTTGAGCACGGCGATGACCTGCATCATTGGATGTGGGAATCTCCTGCGAGGTGACGATGCGGTTGGGCCTCTGTTAGTCCGGCGGTTGTGGGAAACCGATTTGGCCTCTCGCGTCCGCTTGGTGGATGGAGGCACTGCCGGCATGGACGTCGCGTTTCAGATGGAAGGAGCTTCCGAGGTTGTTCTTGTCGATGCGTGCCGAACAGGCGCGGCTCCCGGAACGCTCTACGAAGTACCCGGTGAAGAGGTGGAAATTCCACCTCTCACCGGTACCAATCTTCACGCTTTTCGGTGGGATCAGGCTCTGGCGTTTGGGCGATGGCTGCTCAAGGATCGGTTTCCGCCCAAAGTGACGGTCTTTTTAATTGAGGCGGAACAAGTCGAACCCGGTGCTGCATTGTCTTCGTCGGTCTCTCAAACCTTAGAACGGCTTATTGGCATTTTGGTCACGCGTTATAAAGGGGTGCCGCCTCTAACCCATGAGAGTTGA